The proteins below come from a single Rosa rugosa chromosome 2, drRosRugo1.1, whole genome shotgun sequence genomic window:
- the LOC133729624 gene encoding protein LOL2 isoform X2: METKVQQVDEAPPPEAQPIVSQPPPPPLSAQMVCGSCRRLLTYPPGAKHVQCSCCQTVNFVLEAHQVGQVKCGSCTTLLMYPYGALSVRCSSCSFVTEVRDHNMRPPWSVQQGQPTPPSNSVR, encoded by the exons ATGGAGACCAAAGTGCAGCAAGTAGACGAAGCGCCACCGCCGGAGGCCCAACCCATCGTTTCACaaccaccaccgccaccactTTCCG CTCAAATGGTGTGTGGATCTTGCCGCCGCCTGCTTACATACCCACCAGGAGCCAAGCATGTTCAATGCTCATGCTGTCAGACTGTCAACTTTGTGCTAGAAG CCCATCAGGTTGGCCAAGTCAAATGCGGCAGTTGTACAACGCTGCTGATGTACCCATATGGAGCTCTATCCGTTAGGTGTTCCTCGTGCAGTTTTGTGACAGAAGTTAGG GATCACAACATGCGCCCTCCATGGTCTGTTCAACAAGGACAACCAACTCCTCCATCCAATTCTGTTCGCTAA
- the LOC133729624 gene encoding protein LOL2 isoform X1, whose protein sequence is METKVQQVDEAPPPEAQPIVSQPPPPPLSEIAQMVCGSCRRLLTYPPGAKHVQCSCCQTVNFVLEAHQVGQVKCGSCTTLLMYPYGALSVRCSSCSFVTEVRDHNMRPPWSVQQGQPTPPSNSVR, encoded by the exons ATGGAGACCAAAGTGCAGCAAGTAGACGAAGCGCCACCGCCGGAGGCCCAACCCATCGTTTCACaaccaccaccgccaccactTTCCG AAATAGCTCAAATGGTGTGTGGATCTTGCCGCCGCCTGCTTACATACCCACCAGGAGCCAAGCATGTTCAATGCTCATGCTGTCAGACTGTCAACTTTGTGCTAGAAG CCCATCAGGTTGGCCAAGTCAAATGCGGCAGTTGTACAACGCTGCTGATGTACCCATATGGAGCTCTATCCGTTAGGTGTTCCTCGTGCAGTTTTGTGACAGAAGTTAGG GATCACAACATGCGCCCTCCATGGTCTGTTCAACAAGGACAACCAACTCCTCCATCCAATTCTGTTCGCTAA
- the LOC133729623 gene encoding uncharacterized protein LOC133729623, with product MSTAKATTRKRRAAEPDLAKSANLDLDLDLSSDIKGIMSALQQIREKAHKDGLKKNEETISSVAAEVRSVIDELKSKVEKDRQSFAKSLSKSSKECENCLKTETTKFQAVYEKFCKDQANHLQSLKGIISNFEEEKERLFTRYEQLRKRERTMISEHEKACTDKISKLEESLKKKKQDNKTFSVLRKTLGSFLDDDASDEEGVPLDD from the exons aTGTCCACCGCCAAAGCCACCACCAGGAAGAGGCGCGCGGCCGAGCCCGACCTCGCCAAATCGGCCAACCTCGATCTCGATCTCGACCTCTCCAG TGATATCAAAGGAATCATGTCGGCTCTGCAACAGATCCGAGAGAAGGCGCACAAGGACGGCCTCAAGAAGAACGAAGAGACCATTTCCAG TGTGGCTGCTGAAGTCAGGTCTGTGATTGATGAACTGAAGTCGAAAGTTGAGAAGGACAG GCAAAGTTTCGCGAAATCACTTTCAAAGAGCTCAAAAGAG TGTGAGAATTGCTTGAAGACTGAAACTACCAAGTTCCAAGCAGTTTACGAGAAATTCTGCAAGGATCAAGCGAACCATCTACAATCCCTGAAAG gtatcatttcaaactttgaagaagagaaggaaaggctATTCACTCGATATGAGCAACTCA gaaagagagagagaactatGATATCAGAGCATGAAAAAGCTTGCACCGATAAAATTTCCAAGTTAGAAGAGTctctgaaaaagaagaagcag GACAACAAAACTTTCAGCGTTTTGAGGAAAACTCTTGGTTCATTTCTGGACGATGATGCTTCAGATGAAGAAGGCGTCCCACTTGatgattga